The following nucleotide sequence is from Trifolium pratense cultivar HEN17-A07 linkage group LG2, ARS_RC_1.1, whole genome shotgun sequence.
tAGTTTCGTGAATTTAATTCAGTTGGCAACGAtgttgcattatatatgtaggtgACCGAAGTTCGAATCTCAATCTTCCCACTTATCCACCCAGTGCAATTTGTAACCATCatattacttgacaaaaaaaaatcgtattaatttgttttgtaaGGTAGTTCAGTTGCTACCAAGAGACATTATTGGAGATGTCAGATGTTTGaactatgaattttttatttcccCACACTAATGGCGTGTAGGGGTGTAGTTGGACcggtttttttttaacatgatgttttttttatagacaaatCTTAGTGTGTTAGTACATATTGTTAGAGAAGAGGAGAAAATGTTACTAGTCAGACATCAAATTCTGAACCTCTTTCTTAATTTCTTCAATGTCTCAACCATTTACTACTGGGTTACACATTCGGGGAGTTTTTAACATATGTATTGTGCTATGTTAATTATCCTTCCTCATATGTTTCTTCTtgtaaatcaattttaaattttattttgataaactatttcatagtataaaaaaaatagtcaaaaataacaaataacacgGATAGTCCATCAAGCCCGCAACCCGTTTTGGACCGGGCTCAAgtaataattttggaacccatTTTTAAATAGAGGTTTTGGCCCGACCTGATAAAATCCGAATCCCATCTATGCCGGCCTGTTTTAAGTCGGGTAACCTGTTTTGACATTTATTATTAAAGGGACTATGTTTTctatttctaaaaataaaataaaataaacaatgatGCAGATTTGAGAACAAAATATTAAGAatctttataaaatataaaatatcacataataatatatagtatttttataatgacagtttttttttctttttttcttgaGGTAATATAATGACAATTATATAATATACtgtaatatatttataatatttaggtTGATTATTGGTCAAAAAATAGACACTTTGGTTGATTATTACTTTTTCCGGAAGAAAAGAAAGTCACAAACCTGGTTCGCGTGAGACTTTCTTGGAGAATATATATAAGCGCCTTTCGTTTATTTGAGAGTCACACAAACCATAAACGGAACAAAACTCACCcagaaacaacaacaacaacaaactctTGGATCTAAAGATGGCGCCGATTGTAGCTGAAACGAAGCCCAAAACTAAGATCGTGTGCACCCTTGGACCTGCATCTAGGTCTGTGCCGATGGTCGAGAAGCTTCTACGAGCAGGCATGAACGTTGCTCGCTTCAACTTCTCTCATGGTTCCCATGAATACCATCAGGAAACCCTAGATAATCTTAGAGCCGCCATGGAGAACACTGGTATTCTCTGCGCCGTCATGCTCGACACTAAGGTACTGTTCCTCTTtcgattttgtttttattttacatcttgattttccttttataattaattttcaatgcttttttatttgaatttgaatagtgtgtgtgtgtgtgtgtgtaaggTTAATCTGTGATTTATATGAATCAATCAAGCGACAACTGAGAGCAGGTTGATTTTGAACTTATAtggataaaattaaattttagtaATTCATAGTGACCTTACAACTATAAGATTAGgtcatgtttggataaacaacttattgaAGTGGTTATAGCATAATCACTTATCATATAACTAATTATGtacaaaagttaaaataaagtcaaactgttttcgtAAAAGCTAATGACTGTTTTTGTAAGCTACTTTGGACGGCTTATGGAAATACgatgaaaacaaaaatcttaTTGTGGATCTGTCTTAGTTTTTACTATAAACTCTTTCAAACATCAATCTAAACAAAATCTAGTTGTTTTAACACTTTTGCGCTATGCATATAGTAAGATAAGAGCATCTACTATGCTTGGTGATTCTTACTCGATTCTTAATCTTATATTTAAGAATCTGTTTTTGGTGAATATTGTTATTTGAGGGGGATGAGATGAATGGTGTACTAGACTCTGTTGTCAAAAGCAGCCGGAGCGGCCGCTATTGCAGCACGGCTTTTTTTCAGGCCACCACTCCTAGGCACGCTGGTGCGTCGTGAATGGGTGAAACGGTCAAAGCGGCCAGTTTCACCGCGAACTAAGCAGTGTGGTTTGGGTCAAAGCAGCCGTGTTTTTTGGTTTAAGCATTGAAAGAAgagaaggagaaaaaaaaatgaaagaaatgtgAAGAATGACATAGGAAGCATGAAGCTGAAGCCTACCCTTCTTCTTTTGACCACGAagtcatctctctctctctctctctctctctctctctctctgtatGGTGAAAGCAGGCGGAGGCTGGTGGGAGAGATGAAAATTAgggttaatttatttatttttttacaaaattagggttaactttttattcttttgtcataatatatattttgggcCGGGCCCATAATGATCTAATCCAACAAACCCAACATGATAAGTAAAAACAAGTGGTGGTATTAGTACTATATATTAATTCTAAATATATTCATTTATACTAatactaaatatattttatattaattttaataatagaaatcaattaattatttttttacaataaaaaatcaattaattatttttaatttttaatttatatcaaATGATAAAAGTGGaagcaaatatttttgttttcaatctTACATGGATGCTTAATATTAGTAAAACTCAATGTTGAGCATACTTGTAATGCTGAGTGTTCTATTAATTAGTAAACACACTTAAGTGTTCCATAGTCCTGAAGAATAGTTCAAGAACATTATGACTTAAATGTTTGGGCATGTCATGTTTCCTATGTTTTACTAAATGTTGAGTTGGTGCAAATTCAATTCATTACTATTCATGAACTCCATTAAGTGAAACCTGCATTGTCATGTTCTTTCATTTTGTATCTTTCATTTATGTATCTACTTACACTGGTGTAGGGGCCTGAGATTCGAACTGGATTTCTCAAGGATGCCAAGCCTATCCAACTGAAACAAGGTAAAGAAATAACTATTTCGACCGACTATAGCATAAAGGGTGATGAGAATATGATCTGCATGAGCTACAAGAAGTTGGCTGAGGATGTGAAGCCGGGGAGTGTCATACTCTGCGCAGATGGAACCATATCATTTACAGTTTTATCATGTGACAAAGCAGCTGGTTTGGTTCGATGCCGTTGTGAGAACTCTGCCATGCTTGGTGAGAGAAAGAATGTTAATCTTCCTGGAGTCGTTGTTGATCTACCAACTTTGACTGAGAAAGACAAGGAAGATATCATGGTATGGGGAGTTCCCAATAAAATTGATATGATTGCGCTTTCGTTTGTTCGAAAAGGTTCTGATCTGGTGCAAGTTCGCAAGTTGCTGGGGAAACATGCTAAGAACATACTTCTCATGTCAAAGGTATGGTATTTTGTGGTTTTATTTCATGATAATGAAAATTGATTGTTGAgctgttttaaaaatatattaagagTTATGAATCAGACATGATATAATAGAGATGCTTATTGAATCCACATTAATGTGTGCTATTGGGCTTCATCTAACAAAATTCAGGATGTTCTTTAAAGAAACTATGTTTTTAGTACCTAGCAATATTTTCTATCTCTCGTATGTGTTATGTTTAATTACTTATTTCTAATTGTTTTTCCTCTGTTACTTCTAAATGTATGCGGCAGGTTGAAAACCAAGAAGGAGTTGCAAATTTTGATGATATCCTTGCAAACTCTGATGCATTTATGGTGGCACGTGGTGACCTTGGAATGGAAATTCCAATAGAGAAGATATTTCTCGCACAGAAAGTGATGATTTATAAGTGCAATATCCAAGGAAAACCAGTTGTTACTGCGACCCAGATGTTGGAGTCAATGATCAAATCTCCCAGACCAACCAGAGCTGAAGCTACTGATGTTGCGAATGCAGTTCTTGATGGCACAGACTGT
It contains:
- the LOC123908020 gene encoding pyruvate kinase, cytosolic isozyme, coding for MAPIVAETKPKTKIVCTLGPASRSVPMVEKLLRAGMNVARFNFSHGSHEYHQETLDNLRAAMENTGILCAVMLDTKGPEIRTGFLKDAKPIQLKQGKEITISTDYSIKGDENMICMSYKKLAEDVKPGSVILCADGTISFTVLSCDKAAGLVRCRCENSAMLGERKNVNLPGVVVDLPTLTEKDKEDIMVWGVPNKIDMIALSFVRKGSDLVQVRKLLGKHAKNILLMSKVENQEGVANFDDILANSDAFMVARGDLGMEIPIEKIFLAQKVMIYKCNIQGKPVVTATQMLESMIKSPRPTRAEATDVANAVLDGTDCVMLSGETAAGAYPELAVRTMAKICVEAESTIDYGDVFKRIMEHSPVPMSPLESLASSAVRTANSARAALILVLTRGGTTAKLVAKYRPGTPILSVVVPELTTDTFDWSCSDESPARHSLIFRGLIPILSAASARASHAETTEDAIEFALQCAKGKGLCVNGDSVVVLHRVGTASIIKILTVK